One Setaria viridis chromosome 3, Setaria_viridis_v4.0, whole genome shotgun sequence DNA window includes the following coding sequences:
- the LOC117847212 gene encoding uncharacterized protein: MELTGAALRRSLPAASPAAARWRGKGRRRAPARVSCVGGAPFAEEGHLRYYEAAAPRRKAVEAVARDLAKLRAMGLVAGDAAKEKVLSEATDLLLQELNQMKDEEYKMKKAQKEEEKAAMKALKQQQKEAKQAVTAAMMNCEDESSSESSESDCEDEQAMNVELDMVISAAVPEVVAPGVSTVSAMECEKAAMKAMKKMEKERMKAMKKMEKEQKKAAKKAMKMEKEAKKMAMATLNGCRDEDDSSCSSESSDSECEGEVVRMSRCATITAPQMPSPSTVFPIIVPQIPPSLPSKPSQASEPATAMQVNSISSIAVAETSTTNRIEVCMGGKCKKSGALALLQEFEKTVGTGGAVVGCKCLGKCGLGPNVRLRSEVSAEGSSKRNPLCIGVGLEDVGTIVAGLFGDVELGMTST; the protein is encoded by the exons ATGGAGCTCACCGGTGCCGCGCTCCGGCGGTCCCTGCCGGCGGCGTCCCCGGCGGCCGCGAGGTGGAGGGGgaaggggcggaggcgggcgccgGCCAGGGTGTCCTGCGTCGGGGGCGCCCCGTTCGCGGAGGAGGGCCACCTCAGGTACTACGAGGCCGCGGCCCCGCGGAGGAAGGccgtggaggcggtggcgagggACCTGGCCAAGCTCCGGGCCATGGGGCTCGTCGCGGGGGACGCGGCCAAGGAGAAGGTCCTCTCG GAAGCCACGGATCTTCTGCTGCAGGAGCTGAACCAGATGAAGGACGAGGAATACAAGATGAAGAAGGCccagaaagaggaggagaaggctgccATGAAAGCActgaagcagcagcagaaggaAGCGAAGCAGGCTGTCACAGCCGCCATGATGAACTGCGAAGATGAGTCGTCCTCTGAATCAAGTGAGAGCGATTGTGAGGACGAGCAAGCCATGAATGTTGAGCTGGACATGGTGATCTCGGCAGCAGTTCCTGAAGTTGTTGCACCCGGCGTATCGACTGTCTCCGCAATGGAGTGCGAGAAGGCTGCAATGAAGGCCATGAAGAAAATGGAGAAGGAACGAATGAAGGCCATGAAGAAGATGGAGAAGGAGCAGAAGAAGGCTGCGAAGAAGGCCATGAAGATGGAGAAGGAAGCAAAGAAGATGGCCATGGCCACACTGAATGGCTGCAGGGATGAAGACGATTCCTCGTGCTCATCAGAGTCCAGTGACAGCGAATGCGAGGGGGAGGTTGTCAGGATGAGCCGCTGCGCTACAATCACCGCACCACAAATGCCATCTCCAAGCACGGTTTTCCCCATCATAGTTCCTCAAATTCCACCCTCGCTGCCTTCGAAGCCATCTCAAGCTTCAGagcctgcaactgcaatgcAAGTCAACAGCATCAGCAGCATTGCAGTAGCTGAGACATCCACAACCAACAGAATCGAGGTCTGCATGGGTGGCAAATGCAAGAAATCAGGCGCGCTTGCTCTTCTGCAGGAGTTCGAGAAAACTGTGGGCACTGGAGGTGCGGTCGTCGGGTGCAAGTGCCTAGGAAAGTGTGGCCTAGGGCCCAACGTGCGCCTGAGGAGCGAGGTCTCAGCGGAAGGTTCTTCAAAGAGGAACCCGCTTTGCATCGGCGTAGGGTTAGAAGATGTTGGCACCATAGTGGCAGGTCTCTTCGGGGATGTTGAGCTGGGCATGACGTCCACCTAG
- the LOC117847211 gene encoding aspartic proteinase yields the protein MMRHRQLLLATACLWALSCASLLSASAPDGAGLLRVSLNKNRLDGEALAAAKLARQQDSRRLGAAARHGDEIPLVDYLNTQYFGVVGIGTPPQNFTVIFDTGSSNLWVPSSRCYFSIACYFHHRYYSRKSSTYKADGETCKITYGSGAIAGFFSKDNVLVGDLVVKSQKFIETTRETSVSFILGKFDGILGLGYPQISVGKAPPIWQSMQEQKLLADNVFSFWLNRNPEASSGGELVFGGVDPKHFKGNHTYVPVSRKGYWQFNMGDLLIDGHSTGFCAKGCAAIADSGTSLLAGPTAIVAQVNHAIGAEGIISTECKEVVSQYGEMILNLLIAQTDPQKVCGQIGLCMFDGTHSVSEGIESVVGTENLGSNVMCSACQMAVVWIENQLRENKTKELILQYANQLCERLPSPNGESTVSCHQISKMPKLAFTIANKTFTLTPEQYIVKLEQGGQTVCISGFMAFDIPPPRGPLWILGDVFMGAYHTVFDFGKDRIGFAKSA from the exons ATGATGAGGCACCGGCAGCTCCTGCTGGCGACGGCCTGCCTCTGGGCTCTGTCGTGCGCCTCACTGCTCAGCGCTTCCGCCCCCGACGGTGCCGGGCTGCTCAGGGTCAGCCTCAACAAGAACCGGCTCGACGGCGAGGCCCTGGCCGCGGCGAAGCTCGCCAGGCAGCAGGACAGCCGCCGCCtgggtgccgccgcccgccacggcgACGAGATCCCTCTTGTCGACTACCTCAACACCCAGTACTTCGGGGTCGTCGGCATCGGCACGCCGCCGCAGAACTTCACCGTCATCTTCGACACCGGGAGCTCCAACCTCTGGGTCCCCTCCTCTAGATGCTACTTCTCG ATAGCATGCTACTTCCACCACAGATACTATTCCAGAAAGTCTAGCACCTACAAGGCTGATG GGGAGACTTGCAAAATTACCTATGGCTCTGGAGCCATTGCTGGATTCTTCAGCAAGGATAACGTGCTGGTTGGAGACCTTGTCGTCAAAAGCCAG AAGTTCATTGAGACAACACGCGAAACCAGTGTCTCATTTATCCTAGGGAAGTTTGATGGCATTCTTGGTCTTGGATACCCCCAGATCTCCGTCGGCAAAGCTCCTCCGATTTG GCAGAGCATGCAAGAGCAGAAACTTCTTGCGGACAACGTCTTCTCCTTCTGGCTTAACCGTAATCCTGAGGCATCATCTGGTGGTGAGCTTGTGTTTGGCGGTGTAGACCCGAAACACTTCAAGGGGAACCACACCTATGTCCCTGTTTCGCGCAAAGGATACTGGCAATTCAATATGGGGGATCTCCTCATTGATGGTCACTCAACCGGCTTCTGCGCCAAGGGTTGTGCCGCCATTGCTGACTCTGGGACTTCTTTGCTGGCCGGTCCAACA GCTATAGTTGCTCAGGTGAACCATGCAATTGGGGCTGAGGGAATTATCAGCACGGAATGCAAAGAAGTGGTGAGCCAGTATGGAGAGATGATCCTCAACCTGCTCATAGCACAG ACAGATCCGCAGAAAGTTTGCGGCCAGATTGGTCTGTGCATGTTTGACGGCACTCACTCTGTCAG TGAAGGAATTGAATCTGTTGTtgggacagaaaacctgggCTCAAATGTTATGTGCTCAGCCTGTCAGATGGCTGTTGTGTGGATAGAGAATCAGCTCcgtgaaaacaaaacaaaggagcTGATATTGCAATATGCTAACCAG CTATGTGAGCGTCTACCAAGCCCCAACGGCGAATCAACAGTCAGCTGCCATCAGATATCAAAGATGCCAAAGCTTGCATTCACCATTGCAAACAAGACCTTCACACTAACACCAGAGCAG TACATTGTCAAGCTGGAGCAAGGAGGCCAAACTGTCTGCATCAGCGGGTTCATGGCATTCGACATACCTCCCCCACGTGGGCCTCTCTG GATTCTTGGTGATGTCTTCATGGGAGCTTACCACACGGTGTTCGACTTCGGCAAGGACAGGATTGGCTTCGCGAAATCTGCATGA
- the LOC117847213 gene encoding uncharacterized protein has translation MHRGNADINTLTTISKCGFVLKLNLFWHGQRFLLGLLVGRRQMGISGRVLAWRFVCMGSSGIRGQQVGAEWVCYICGLGWVRTDFVDLAQRLTRHGAPRVDASLRPQEEGDTTARRRRHHPSRARSSSEGHGSRYSFFSRNHTGNNQGCANRSRSRNHTGIRSLREVKPRRELGNFEKLKWILKEEEFEEAQIALKDH, from the exons ATGCATCGGGGTAATGCAGACATAAACACGCTAACAACCATTAGTAAGTGTGGCTTTGTTCTCAAGCTTAATTTGTTTTGGCACGGCCAAAGGTTCTTGCTAGGCCTGCTAGTGGGGCGGCGGCAAATGGGGATTTCGGGTCGGGTTCTTGCGTGGAGGTTCGTTTGCATGGGTAGTAGCGGTATTAGAGGTCAGCAGGTCGGGGCGGAGTGGGTCTGCTACATTTGCGGGTTGGGGTGGGTTAGAACGGATTTTGTTGACCTCGCGCAGCGGCTCACGAGGCACGGGGCACCTCGTGTCGACGCGTCCTTGCGCCCGCAAGAAGAAGGcgacaccaccgcccgccgccgtcgccaccacccCTCCCGTGCGAGGTCCTCCTCTGAAGGCCACGGATCGAGGTACTCCTTTTTCTCTCGGAACCACACCGGCAACAATCAAGGTTGCGCCAACAGATCCCGTTCCAGGAACCACACCGGCATCAGGTCCCTTCGAGAAGTCAAG CCCAGGAGGGAGTTAGGGAACTTTGAGAAGCTCAAATGGATCCTAAAG GAGGAGGAGTTTGAAGAAGCTCAAATAGCTCTTAAAG aTCACTGA